In the genome of Candoia aspera isolate rCanAsp1 chromosome 1, rCanAsp1.hap2, whole genome shotgun sequence, one region contains:
- the LOC134489608 gene encoding transcription factor 15-like has protein sequence MKSGRGAASDLEELESGSSESSSGRSLPCLGAQSKRRHKSARLSGRNKQRQAANARERDRTHSVNTAFSALRTLIPTEPADRKLSKIETLRLATSYISHLENMLLLQQQQQQQQQQSSGNLAEESLLVRQPCLQYQPLLQGSSATGSLRPICTFCLSNQRKLQTGSKGFLQMKLNTVGKVAPGAAAIFVQEMLTLSSQAVILMPPKLMSHGGT, from the exons ATGAAGTCGGGCAGGGGTGCTGCATCCGATCTGGAGGAGCTGGAGAGTGGCAGCAGCGAGAGCAGCTCCGGGCGGTCCTTGCCTTGCCTCGGGGCCCAAAGCAAACGCAGACACAAGAGCGCTCGGCTGAGCGGTCGGAACAAGCAGAGGCAGGCGGCCAATGCTCGGGAAAGGGACCGAACCCACAGTGTCAACACTGCTTTCAGTGCTCTCCGCACACTCATCCCCACCGAGCCTGCAGACCGTAAGCTGTCCAAGATAGAGACCCTGCGTCTGGCCACGAGCTACATCTCGCACCTGGAGAATATGCTGCTcctacagcagcagcagcagcagcagcagcagcaatccaGTGGGAACTTGGCTGAGGAGTCCTTGCTTGTGAGGCAGCCCTGCCTGCAGTATCAGCCTCTCCTGCAAGGCAGCAGTGCTACCGGGAGCCTGAGACCGATCTGCACCTTCTGTCTGAGCAACCAGAGGAAACTG cagaCTGGTTCCAAGGGCTTTTTGCAGATGAAATTGAACACGGTGGGGAAAGTTGCACCTGGTGCGGCAGCTATTTTTGTGCAAGAAATGCTAACCCTAAGCAGCCAAGCTGTGATACTGATGCCTCCCAAACTGATGTCACATGGTGGAACCTGA